The genomic stretch GGCCAGCTCCTTGAAGCCGGTCGTCTGGATGGCGGAGTAGTGGACGAACACGTCCGGGCCGCCGTCGTCCTGCTGGATGAAGCCGAACCCCTTCTCCGGGTTGAACCACTTCACAGTGCCTGTTGCCATCAGCGTAAATCCTTCTCGACGTGTCACACGAGCCGCGGTG from Streptomyces sp. HUAS CB01 encodes the following:
- a CDS encoding cold-shock protein, giving the protein MATGTVKWFNPEKGFGFIQQDDGGPDVFVHYSAIQTTGFKELAEGAKVEYDVTQGPKGPQAEHVVPIR